CAATAATGTCACGATGGAAACATGGTTGCACATGATAAATAATGTTACCAAAATATTTTACCAAAACTTGGACCCCATAAAAACAGAATGCATATGACATGTACCTTGCATGCACATGCTGCTGCTAATATACATGGTGATACATTTTCTTTTGAGCCTTTTTTTTTTGAAGCCCTACAATTCATGGCTCGTGGCTGTTTACACGACTCTGAAGTTCCAGCATTTCTTGATGACTTGGGTCCACAGAGAGGGCAGCTCGACAGTCTCGCAAAGCACCCAACACATCCCCAATATGTTCATGGAATGCGGCTCTCAAGTGTAGAAGATGAACATCTGCTTTGAATGCGATTGCCCTAGACAGTTCAGCAATCGCTTCTTGTTCTTTGTGGCTGTCCATTAACACTGTTGCAATCATGAAGGCAGATCAACTTCATTAACAGCTAAAGTAagggtttttttttccaaatgtaaAATATAGGTAAACAATAAGTGGAGGCCTCAAATATAAATTTCGTTAAAAAAAAACTTGGATGTCATACACTGCAACAGATAGTGACCTTGGCAGTGTTATTTGTATTACAGGGTCAACAAGTAGTTACTCAAATCATGTTTTAGGCAGTATCGTATCAATTATGCTAAGAAAAAGACTTAACTATATTAAACTATCAGGGGGCATTGTGTTCAGAAAGTTTAATAGGTTATGGACTAGAGAACTCACCTGCAGCTCGATATCTGTAAGGGTAAACCCGAAGTGGATCTAACAGCGTAACCATTTCCAGATCTGCCTTGGTGAGTTCCCGATCACAGTATTCAGATCTCTTCTCATAAGCAGAAGCATTGTTCTGGGCCTTTTCAATCAATCGAGTCATTTCCTCATATGCAGCAGTCTTATTGTTTTTGATAGAATGCACCCGTGCTAGACCCTGGTGGGCTCGAGTATGCCGAATGTTAAGAGCTTCCGTGTAGCATTCAGCTGCCAAATCTAACTTCCCGCAGTCAACATAAACACTGCCAAGATTGTTGAGTGCCTAGCAAATGAAAATTGAATGGTAGAAAAGGTCAGAAATGTTCAGTGCCATGTAGTAAGGTTGAGTCATTTCCTTCCTAGGGATTTTATCACTAAGCATCCAAAATATACAAttctaaaaaaagaaaaaactttcAACCTCCTAATTTTCATTTGTCTGTCGAAGAACAAACCACGAAATTTAAACTTGTATTTTCCCAGTAGACCCTTTAACAATACATAACCTATTCTGCAAACCAGCATAgtaaacaaatataaatatatatatatatatattaaaagattgtTAATCGTTGATTTCTTTCAGATAATCTGCATTTTTCACTCACAAACAAATCTCCTAAAAACCGAAACACCACCGCAGTTCTTATTTCCAATCAGCAACTGTATAAAATTTAAGGGCACCGTTCATTTTTCCCTAATTACTATGGTGCCAATTTTTATTGTGTCTCTTCTAATTTTCTCTAGATAACATGTTATTTACTTCTTTCCGTTTGTCAACCTAATAGTACAATTAATCAGTCAACCAACCTATGGTATAAAGAAACTATCACAGCAATGCAGGTGGAGACTCGAGTTTATTAGAATACACAAATTCCATTTCTATTCCagcaaaagaaaaacaaaagaaataagaaaCAAGATGACAGTGAAAGCATACCTGGCCTTTTCGTAGCCTGTCTGAGGGACACTTTAAGGCATCATCAAGTAGAGAAATAACAGTTGATGATGAACAAGATGGGTCTTGGCTAGAATCAGCCAATGCATATGCTTTTAGGAAAAAGGCTTCAAAAGATCTCTTGATTTTAATAGACTCCTCAGCTTTTCGAAGTCCTTCCTCACAATGACCTGTATCATATAAGATCCAACCCTCGTACACAAGCTGTTCATGGTCACTGGATGCATGCTGACGAGCTAACTGCAAACTCCGCATGGCTGCTTCAGGACAATTTAACCTGATCATCGAAAGACATAAGACTTCTAGAGAATTTGGTGGCTACAAAAGGAAGGAGCCCAAGAAAAAGTAAACTGTTCAAAAATGGAGCATGAGGCCAAAAACAGGATTTAAAGCAGTTATACTAGATGGCTGGGACCGTATATGCTCCCAACTTATATTATCATATTTCTTGGAAGCAGGCTTGACAGCACATAATTCAGAAATAACTATATTCAGGGGCACATATTTTTACCACTACCACAAACTATTATTGGGTTAGACTTGGACATAATAGATTGTTGAGTACTAAATAACATAACAATATGCTATATTTAGAAATATTGATGTTAATGTACTGTACAAATCTCCTAGTATTCATAAAGATAATAAACTCATTTAGATCGCTGAGTACCAAAAAAACATACCAATAAGTTAATGTTGATGTTAATGTATTATATAAATCTCCAGGTATTCTTTTCTTCGTACACGTTACTAAATCAGTATACAATAACAACTCAACCCAGATCATACCTGAGGAGAAGCAACGACTGTCTAAAATACAGGACACCTTTGGCTGAATCAGATTCAAGCATCTGGTAGATAACAGAGAGTGATCCAATATCATCCACAGATGACCACCGGTCATACAGTTGCAGCCAGCAATCTGCAGTTGTCCAATTTTGCACATGCTCACGGACGAGTGTTCGAAGTTGGGATGCTGCCACCCGTCCCTCAAACATCCTGTACTCTGGGGAGAGTGTAAGAATCGCTTGAACATCACAAATAGCAGATTGGTAATCCTCAAGAGCTAGATAGAAACAAAACCGTAACTCCAGGCATTCTAATGCCAGTTTGAATCCAAGGATTCGATTAATTTCGGCAAGTGCGGCTTGAACATTCTCATTTCGCATCAAGGAAGCAGCACGAAACATGTAAGGGTAAGTAAGAGTTGGGTCCAATTCAGTTGCTTTCTCAAGGTCTTGCCACCTCTTATCACCTTCACAGTATAATGACCTTTCTTGATGCATCCATCCAAGCGGGGGAGTTGAGGAAATTACAGAGCTGAGTTTCTCGTAAGACCAAAGTTTATTACCCTTAATGCAAGCTAGTCTAGCTAAACCCGTAACAGAGTAAAGATGTCCTACTTTTAAAGCTGCCTCAAAGAGACGTTCTGCTTCGTCATACTCTTTTCTCATGAGCCTCACACATGCCAACTGATGAAAAGCCAGCATTCTCTGCCGGTCATTTTCAGCAAATTCAGCCAGCCGTTGAAGGAAGCAAACTGTTGTATCTGAACGAGGATCAAGGTTCACAGCAACTTCACTTAATAAACAGTAGAGCGAAAATGATGCCGGTCCAACCATGATCAATCTCTGCTGCCTATCAGCATGCCGGAATATCTCCACCACTCGACTGTCATTTATACAATTAGGAAGATCATTTAAAAAAACTTGCAAACAAGATGCAGCAAGGACACGGCAATTTTCCTCCAGAGCACAGTCCAAGAGCTCCACAGCATCATCTCTAGACAACACCAAAGATGCAAGTATCCTATCACACGCATCTTTGAGCCTTTCGCAAcaaaacttatttgcaaaaaCTAATATTTCCAACAAAAGATGTGGCCGGGCTCCACTCAAACTTCCGGTCACCGAGAATTCTCTGATTACCTTCATACCGGATGCAGAGATATTGTTTTCAGACAAATCTATGTCTTCACATAGTGATTCTGAGAAGCACCCATTCAGCATGGCATGAAATGGAGCTGAAAGACTTGATATTTTCTGCCTGTCACAAACTATTTTTTCATCTCCAATTCTAAAAACAACATTTGTCAAAATTTGGTTCCCATTCACGGACACGGTCTCGTAGGAACTTGTATTTACCTCAAAAGGAAGCTGAGAAGAAACATCTATGGTGCCAAACTCTTGTGCGCATTTACCACAAGTGGCGAGCAAGTCAGCTATAACCTCTTCCCCTTGCTTCTCATACTTTAACCATGCTCCAAAAACAAGTTTTTCATGAACAGTGCTGGCGTTCTGCCAAGCAGCAAGTAGGCTTCTCCGCATCAGTTTGATTTCTCCAAGGCCCCTAAAGACCTGGAATTGTAACAAGTAGAGATTCGACCGCTCTTGTTGAGGACAAGAGTCAAGTTCTTCATGAATTTGAGCTAAGACCTCAACATAATCAGCAGGTTTAAAAAAAGGGAGTATGGAAGGCTCAGGGACCTTGATAAGAGATTCTCTACAATAATTTGACCACACCAATCACAAAAAGAAAGCAAAAAAGAAAGCTTTAGCATATCGATTCAGTGTTTTTATTgactataaatatttattttgaaaaagaagTGACTTACATGGATGAGGAGAAAGAAGTAGAAGTAGAAGGAGGGGGTGATGAAACTTTAATAGCTTTCCCTCTTTCAAcctggagccaagactgtggatTGAGAGCGTTGAGCTGAGTGTCTTTGTATGATTCAGAGGGAAAGAAAGTCCTCATGGGGCATAACAGATTAAACAAATCCCAGATCTCCACAATACCCTTTTGGGTTTTCCTCTCAAAAACTAGAGCA
The genomic region above belongs to Humulus lupulus chromosome 1, drHumLupu1.1, whole genome shotgun sequence and contains:
- the LOC133791480 gene encoding ETO1-like protein 1, with product MRTFFPSESYKDTQLNALNPQSWLQVERGKAIKVSSPPPSTSTSFSSSIESLIKVPEPSILPFFKPADYVEVLAQIHEELDSCPQQERSNLYLLQFQVFRGLGEIKLMRRSLLAAWQNASTVHEKLVFGAWLKYEKQGEEVIADLLATCGKCAQEFGTIDVSSQLPFEVNTSSYETVSVNGNQILTNVVFRIGDEKIVCDRQKISSLSAPFHAMLNGCFSESLCEDIDLSENNISASGMKVIREFSVTGSLSGARPHLLLEILVFANKFCCERLKDACDRILASLVLSRDDAVELLDCALEENCRVLAASCLQVFLNDLPNCINDSRVVEIFRHADRQQRLIMVGPASFSLYCLLSEVAVNLDPRSDTTVCFLQRLAEFAENDRQRMLAFHQLACVRLMRKEYDEAERLFEAALKVGHLYSVTGLARLACIKGNKLWSYEKLSSVISSTPPLGWMHQERSLYCEGDKRWQDLEKATELDPTLTYPYMFRAASLMRNENVQAALAEINRILGFKLALECLELRFCFYLALEDYQSAICDVQAILTLSPEYRMFEGRVAASQLRTLVREHVQNWTTADCWLQLYDRWSSVDDIGSLSVIYQMLESDSAKGVLYFRQSLLLLRLNCPEAAMRSLQLARQHASSDHEQLVYEGWILYDTGHCEEGLRKAEESIKIKRSFEAFFLKAYALADSSQDPSCSSSTVISLLDDALKCPSDRLRKGQALNNLGSVYVDCGKLDLAAECYTEALNIRHTRAHQGLARVHSIKNNKTAAYEEMTRLIEKAQNNASAYEKRSEYCDRELTKADLEMVTLLDPLRVYPYRYRAAVLMDSHKEQEAIAELSRAIAFKADVHLLHLRAAFHEHIGDVLGALRDCRAALSVDPSHQEMLELQSRVNSHEP